A segment of the Desulfurococcus mucosus DSM 2162 genome:
TAAAACACTTAGAAATAACTAAAAGTACCGTGGGAGAGGGAACGCCTCAAGGTGGTAATCCTTATTTACTTGAGCCCCGGGTGTATAGATATCGGGGTGCCATTTAGGTGGGAGGGATTCATGGTCGCCTGGCTAGATTGAGCGGTGTCATGGTTGGCGTTATAGAGTTGATTGTAGTGGTGTTGGTAGGTGTTCTCACAGTATTAACTATCTATGTGACTATAAGGGACATACTGGTGCTCTTGGAGAACCCGGCTTCAACAGGTATTCAGGTTCTCGTCACGGATATTTTCACGATAATAATTTACGCCGAGATAATCAGGAGTATGAGTATACTGAGCGGGAAGCTGGGGAAGAGCATGCTCTCCTCGCTGGCTGAGATAGGCTTCATAGTGGCTATAAGGGAGGCTCTTCTCACAGCGTTAACGGGGAAGCCCATGGATTTACTGGTGTCATCGCTCTCCCTACTCGTAGCGACCGTTGTGGTCTACATCGTTGAAGACAGGTTGCAGGGTGGCGCTTGACGTATGTCGTATTCTTCAACCACGCTGCCGGCACGGCTCGCCCCCTAGGCGAATAGTTAAAAGGGATCGTGTGATACAGTGAAACGGTGGGGCAGGTGGCCAAGTACAAGGTAATAGTGAACCGCTCTATATGCCTGGCATGCGGGGCGGCTGTTGCTGCATGCAGCGAGGTGTTTGAGCTGGGGGATGACAACGGGAAGAACAGGGTTGTAGCGAAATACAGTGTGGAGACCACTAGTGAGGTCTCGGTGGGAGTGATCCCAGGTGAACTGTACGAGTGTGCTAAGAGTGCAGCGGAGATCTGCCCTGTGTCAGCTATAAGCATTGAGGAAATAAGCGGTTAGCCTCATGGTTTTCAAAAAAGTCTCAGGGTTTTCACCCAGCCCTCCTCATTTTTCCATAAGCTAATGTAAGCAGCCACAGCACTATTGCAGTTGCAACCAGTACTGCTCCGAGAGCCATGCTTTCAGGACTCGCATCTACGAAGGCCTCGCCCTCAACCAGGTATGCATAGGCCTTGTCAACGGTGAACATCAATACTGATGCCCAGAGCGTTAGAGCCAGCACGTGGAGGCTGTAAGCCCCCTTGTACACGCGCCATGCAGCAGTCGCTGCGACACCGGCTACCAGGAGTATTAGTAGATGCATTTAGTTGCCTCACCCCGCGCCACGGAGGTCGACGGCACCGGTCAACTGCTTAACCGGGGTTCTCTGCGCGGTGAGCTTGCTCCTAGTGTATGCCAGTATCCCCAGCCATGCCGCTGTCACAGCTGCACTCATGGAGCCTCCCACATAGAGCATCTCGTGGAACATTACAGGTATGTCAGCAGGATTCTCCATGGCTGTGAGGAATGGAGGCCATGGCACAACCTCCCCATGCCACACGTGCTCCACCGCGAGGACGAGGGAGCCGCCTAGTAGCATTGTCGACCATATATCCATCCTCAGCTTCCTGCCCACCCCGCTTGCAAGCCTCCTCAGGGCTTCAACTATTACTCCGAGTACGAGAGGGGTTATGAAGCATGCCATTGTTTACCGCCTCTTTGTGCACCAAGCTATGCTAAATGGTGCACATTAAAAAATGTTTCAGGAACGAGCCCTCTCAAAGTACTCGGCCAGCCCGTCGAACCCGGTTACACGGCGGGAAACAGGTACACCTATGGGTACCACGTATAGCGGTGTCTCACCCTTCCCAGCCCCGATCGCCTTCAACACGTCTTCATCCCTGAAGGCTCCTACAGCGACGGCACCGTAGCCTAGTGCCGTGGCCATAAGGTACGTGTTTTCACAGGCATGCCCAGCCTCCATGGGTACATACCTCTCCCTCCCCCTCCTCCCATACACCTTAACCGTCTCATCGTATACAGCCGTCAACACGATGCTCACGGGTGCACCCGCTACATACTCCTGCATTAATGCAGCCCTACTCAGCTCCCCCCTGACATCCCCGCTTCTCACATGCACGAGTACATGTCTGCGCGGCTCGTACCTGTATACACCGGCCTCGAGATAAGCCTCCCCGTCGACAACACCTTTTTCACCCGCCACAAGGTAGACTCTGAGAGGATAAGTGGCGCCGGCACTCGGAGTTGTCAGAAGGCCCTCGGCAGGGTCGTTCACACCGTACGTGGCCCAGAGGATCAACGCTAGATCCACAAGCCTGACGGCTTCACCCTTGAACTCCCTTATACTCCTCCTGGAGAGGAGGGCCTCCTCGACACTCATCCCCGTTAATCTCCGTGGAGGGGGGAGCAGTATTATTCCAGTCAACTGCATGCACCAATAGTAGTCTCAGCCAACACCGTATTTTATCCATGACTATGCTCCGGGATTAACCGTGAAACCCTATATCCCCGTGAACACCATTCTGAACAAGTAGCCGACCAGTATGTCACCCACCAACGTATATGCCGACCCCGCCTTTCCTTGCAATGATGATACTACTGTCGCCGAGCATCACCATATGCTACATAAGTGTTGACTAGACCTCCTCCCCGCCCTGAAGGGCAGGCTCTCAGTTATAATCCTTGTCTACGCTATGCTTACTCAACCGCTGTTCCCACTAGTTCCTCGAGCCTCCTGTACCCCAGTGTACTGACCCATTCGCGTAGACCCTTGTTTATCTCTTCGACTACCTTCTCGTTGAATAACACGGCTGTGCCAACCTGTATTGCTCTCGCTCCCGCCAGGATTAGTTCAGCCGCATCGATCCATGAGGATACGCCGCCTACGCCTATGACCTCGGCCCTGTACTCCCTGTACACGTCGTAGACGACTCTAACCGCTATCGGGTGTATAGGGGGGCCTGAGAGCCCTCCATGCTTGTTGCTCAACACGGG
Coding sequences within it:
- a CDS encoding phosphate-starvation-inducible PsiE family protein produces the protein MGGIHGRLARLSGVMVGVIELIVVVLVGVLTVLTIYVTIRDILVLLENPASTGIQVLVTDIFTIIIYAEIIRSMSILSGKLGKSMLSSLAEIGFIVAIREALLTALTGKPMDLLVSSLSLLVATVVVYIVEDRLQGGA
- a CDS encoding ferredoxin, with translation MGQVAKYKVIVNRSICLACGAAVAACSEVFELGDDNGKNRVVAKYSVETTSEVSVGVIPGELYECAKSAAEICPVSAISIEEISG
- a CDS encoding SagB/ThcOx family dehydrogenase, whose product is MTGIILLPPPRRLTGMSVEEALLSRRSIREFKGEAVRLVDLALILWATYGVNDPAEGLLTTPSAGATYPLRVYLVAGEKGVVDGEAYLEAGVYRYEPRRHVLVHVRSGDVRGELSRAALMQEYVAGAPVSIVLTAVYDETVKVYGRRGRERYVPMEAGHACENTYLMATALGYGAVAVGAFRDEDVLKAIGAGKGETPLYVVPIGVPVSRRVTGFDGLAEYFERARS